Proteins from one Mobula birostris isolate sMobBir1 chromosome 10, sMobBir1.hap1, whole genome shotgun sequence genomic window:
- the mars2 gene encoding methionine--tRNA ligase, mitochondrial isoform X2, with the protein MWGFVSLCFSRQLTSQGTSRLQPVVRNGEVIRCRLVPGSACQGRACSGPAAEPSPLLITTPIFYVNAKPHIGHLYSAVLADALYRFKVLLGAEAKFTTGTDEHGLKIQQAADAAAKSPLDFCTSISEEFKKLFNKSLVSYTDYIRTTEERHKTAVQHFWRALHENGYLYQATYEGWYSTPDETFFSDSQVLERKDAHGNIIKVEWTKEENYMFKLSEFKPKLLTWLKKNPQVILPEKFYRFVLHWLEEDIPDISVSRQRSRLKWGIPVPGDPTQTIYVWLDALVNYLTVAGYPEVQDLPAMHHFIGKDILKFHAVYWPAFLMAAGLPLPKQIYVHSHWTVNGQKMSKSLGNVVDPTERSSVYTVDGFRYFLLRQGVPDADCDYYDNKVVKVLNAELADALGGLLNRCTSKSMNPDQIYSTFSNHCFPEGHTEDYSPLMSRATAEDYKMIKLVEQLPLNVKVCFENLQIYKALEAINLCVRLTNGFFHRHIPWKLDRKIAEERCWLETVLHVTFECLRVYGILLQPVIPTIADQLLSRLAIGPHERDWGHLNFLARYHNDVCIFEGRKLGPDTGPLFSRLERMDKTPSKVQGSRKKINNNLK; encoded by the exons ATGTGGGGTTTCGTGTCGTTGTGTTTCTCCCGTCAGTTGACGTCTCAGGGGACCAGTCGGCTCCAGCCGGTGGTCAGGAATGGAGAGGTCATTAGATGCCGCCTGGTTCCGGGCTCGGCTTGCCAAGGCCGAGCCTGTTCTGGGCCGGCGGCAGAACCCAGTCCTCTCCTCATCACTACCCCCATTTTCTATGTGAATGCAAAACCTCATATCGGGCATCTGTACTCGGCGGTGCTGGCGGACGCTTTGTATCGTTTCAAGGTCCTATTGGGGGCAGAAGCAAAGTTTACAACAG GAACAGATGAGCATGGCCTGAAGATTCAACAAGCTGCAGACGCTGCAGCTAAGAGCCCATTGGATTTCTGTACAAGTATATCCGAGGAGTTCAAGAAATTGTTCAATAAGTCCCTAGTTTCATATACAGATTATATTCGAACTACAGAGGAGCGTCACAAAACCGCTGTCCAACATTTTTGGCGTGCTTTGCATGAAAACGGTTACCTTTACCAAGCAACTTATGAGGGATGGTACTCCACTCCAGATGAGACTTTCTTTTCTGATTCACAAGTTTTGGAAAGAAAAGATGCACATGGAAATATTATTAAG GTAGAATGGACTAAAGAAGAAAATTACATGTTCAAGCTATCTGAATTTAAACCaaagttattaacatggttaAAGAAGAATCCACAAGTAATTCTGCCTGAAAAATTCTATCGTTTTGTTCTTCATTGGCTAGAGGAAGACATTCCAGATATATCAGTATCACGCCAAAGAAGCCGTTTGAAGTGGGGCATTCCAGTTCCTGGAGATCCAACACAAACAATTTATGTATGGTTAGATGCTTTAGTTAATTACTTGACTGTAGCAGGTTATCCAGAGGTTCAAGATCTGCCTGCCATGCATCATTTTATTGGAAAAGATATTCTCAAATTCCATGCTGTTTATTGGCCTGCTTTCCTAATGGCAGCTGGCTTGCCGTTACCAAAACAAATCTATGTTCATTCTCATTGGACAGTCAATGGTCAGAAGATGTCCAAGAGCCTTGGAAATGTTGTTGATCCCACAGAAAGATCTTCGGTATACACTGTTGACGGCTTCAGATATTTTTTGCTGCGGCAAGGTGTGCCAGATGCAGACTGTGACTATTATGATAATAAGGTGGTGAAAGTTCTAAATGCAGAGCTTGCAGATGCTTTAGGAGGCCTCCTTAACCGTTGTACAAGTAAAAGCATGAATCCTGATCAAATCTACTCAACATTTTCAAACCACTGTTTTCCTGAGGGGCATACAGAGGACTACAGTCCTCTGATGAGCAGAGCAACAGCTGAAGATTACAAAATGATTAAGTTGGTTGAACAACTGCCTTTGAATGTTAAGGTCTGCTTCGAAAATCTACAAATTTATAAGGCCTTGGAAGCCATTAATTTATGTGTCCGATTAACCAATGGCTTTTTCCATAGACACATACCCTGGAAGCTTGACCGTAAAATTGCTGAGGAGCGTTGCTGGCTGGAAACAGTACTTCACGTCACTTTCGAGTGTCTCCGTGTCTATGGGATTTTATTGCAGCCGGTGATCCCAACAATTGCAGATCAGCTGCTTTCACGGCTGGCTATTGGCCCGCATGAGCGAGACTGGGGTcatttgaactttttggccagATACCATAATGATGTATGCATTTTTGAAGGAAGAAAATTGGGGCCTGATACAGGACCTCTGTTTAGTAGATTAGAGAGAATGGATAAAACACCAAGCAAAGTACAAGGCAGTCGGAAGAAGATAAACAACAATCTGAAGTGA
- the mars2 gene encoding methionine--tRNA ligase, mitochondrial isoform X1: MWGFVSLCFSRQLTSQGTSRLQPVVRNGEVIRCRLVPGSACQGRACSGPAAEPSPLLITTPIFYVNAKPHIGHLYSAVLADALYRFKVLLGAEAKFTTGTDEHGLKIQQAADAAAKSPLDFCTSISEEFKKLFNKSLVSYTDYIRTTEERHKTAVQHFWRALHENGYLYQATYEGWYSTPDETFFSDSQVLERKDAHGNIIKVSLESGHKVEWTKEENYMFKLSEFKPKLLTWLKKNPQVILPEKFYRFVLHWLEEDIPDISVSRQRSRLKWGIPVPGDPTQTIYVWLDALVNYLTVAGYPEVQDLPAMHHFIGKDILKFHAVYWPAFLMAAGLPLPKQIYVHSHWTVNGQKMSKSLGNVVDPTERSSVYTVDGFRYFLLRQGVPDADCDYYDNKVVKVLNAELADALGGLLNRCTSKSMNPDQIYSTFSNHCFPEGHTEDYSPLMSRATAEDYKMIKLVEQLPLNVKVCFENLQIYKALEAINLCVRLTNGFFHRHIPWKLDRKIAEERCWLETVLHVTFECLRVYGILLQPVIPTIADQLLSRLAIGPHERDWGHLNFLARYHNDVCIFEGRKLGPDTGPLFSRLERMDKTPSKVQGSRKKINNNLK, encoded by the exons ATGTGGGGTTTCGTGTCGTTGTGTTTCTCCCGTCAGTTGACGTCTCAGGGGACCAGTCGGCTCCAGCCGGTGGTCAGGAATGGAGAGGTCATTAGATGCCGCCTGGTTCCGGGCTCGGCTTGCCAAGGCCGAGCCTGTTCTGGGCCGGCGGCAGAACCCAGTCCTCTCCTCATCACTACCCCCATTTTCTATGTGAATGCAAAACCTCATATCGGGCATCTGTACTCGGCGGTGCTGGCGGACGCTTTGTATCGTTTCAAGGTCCTATTGGGGGCAGAAGCAAAGTTTACAACAG GAACAGATGAGCATGGCCTGAAGATTCAACAAGCTGCAGACGCTGCAGCTAAGAGCCCATTGGATTTCTGTACAAGTATATCCGAGGAGTTCAAGAAATTGTTCAATAAGTCCCTAGTTTCATATACAGATTATATTCGAACTACAGAGGAGCGTCACAAAACCGCTGTCCAACATTTTTGGCGTGCTTTGCATGAAAACGGTTACCTTTACCAAGCAACTTATGAGGGATGGTACTCCACTCCAGATGAGACTTTCTTTTCTGATTCACAAGTTTTGGAAAGAAAAGATGCACATGGAAATATTATTAAGGTATCTTTGGAAAGTGGTCACAAG GTAGAATGGACTAAAGAAGAAAATTACATGTTCAAGCTATCTGAATTTAAACCaaagttattaacatggttaAAGAAGAATCCACAAGTAATTCTGCCTGAAAAATTCTATCGTTTTGTTCTTCATTGGCTAGAGGAAGACATTCCAGATATATCAGTATCACGCCAAAGAAGCCGTTTGAAGTGGGGCATTCCAGTTCCTGGAGATCCAACACAAACAATTTATGTATGGTTAGATGCTTTAGTTAATTACTTGACTGTAGCAGGTTATCCAGAGGTTCAAGATCTGCCTGCCATGCATCATTTTATTGGAAAAGATATTCTCAAATTCCATGCTGTTTATTGGCCTGCTTTCCTAATGGCAGCTGGCTTGCCGTTACCAAAACAAATCTATGTTCATTCTCATTGGACAGTCAATGGTCAGAAGATGTCCAAGAGCCTTGGAAATGTTGTTGATCCCACAGAAAGATCTTCGGTATACACTGTTGACGGCTTCAGATATTTTTTGCTGCGGCAAGGTGTGCCAGATGCAGACTGTGACTATTATGATAATAAGGTGGTGAAAGTTCTAAATGCAGAGCTTGCAGATGCTTTAGGAGGCCTCCTTAACCGTTGTACAAGTAAAAGCATGAATCCTGATCAAATCTACTCAACATTTTCAAACCACTGTTTTCCTGAGGGGCATACAGAGGACTACAGTCCTCTGATGAGCAGAGCAACAGCTGAAGATTACAAAATGATTAAGTTGGTTGAACAACTGCCTTTGAATGTTAAGGTCTGCTTCGAAAATCTACAAATTTATAAGGCCTTGGAAGCCATTAATTTATGTGTCCGATTAACCAATGGCTTTTTCCATAGACACATACCCTGGAAGCTTGACCGTAAAATTGCTGAGGAGCGTTGCTGGCTGGAAACAGTACTTCACGTCACTTTCGAGTGTCTCCGTGTCTATGGGATTTTATTGCAGCCGGTGATCCCAACAATTGCAGATCAGCTGCTTTCACGGCTGGCTATTGGCCCGCATGAGCGAGACTGGGGTcatttgaactttttggccagATACCATAATGATGTATGCATTTTTGAAGGAAGAAAATTGGGGCCTGATACAGGACCTCTGTTTAGTAGATTAGAGAGAATGGATAAAACACCAAGCAAAGTACAAGGCAGTCGGAAGAAGATAAACAACAATCTGAAGTGA